One Puniceicoccaceae bacterium genomic window carries:
- a CDS encoding alpha amylase C-terminal domain-containing protein has translation GEDGSEAAGFGQPSRTSIFDYIPVPAHQRWMNGGRFDGGQLFPREKELREWYRRLLNLVRSEAAFLGSSTSLHRLNASENPGYPASDVYAFERQKGRERIVVVVNFRDDLQQFELRLSGDEAMHVSSSPHVLLGKGRVQANPVTDTGTGRHLTVELEANGFLILKFE, from the coding sequence GGAGAGGATGGAAGTGAAGCAGCCGGATTTGGTCAGCCCTCACGCACCAGCATTTTTGACTACATCCCAGTGCCTGCTCATCAGCGCTGGATGAATGGCGGGCGTTTTGATGGTGGGCAGTTGTTCCCACGGGAAAAGGAACTTCGAGAGTGGTATCGTCGGTTGTTGAATCTGGTTCGCTCAGAGGCGGCATTTCTGGGAAGCAGTACAAGCCTGCACCGCCTTAATGCATCCGAAAATCCCGGATATCCAGCATCGGATGTGTATGCCTTTGAGCGTCAAAAGGGCAGGGAGCGAATTGTCGTAGTGGTGAACTTTCGCGATGACCTGCAGCAGTTTGAGTTGAGGTTGTCGGGTGACGAGGCAATGCATGTTTCCAGCTCACCGCACGTGTTGCTGGGCAAGGGAAGGGTGCAGGCGAACCCCGTCACCGACACGGGAACCGGGCGGCACCTCACGGTCGAATTGGAAGCGAATGGATTTCTCATCCTGAAATTTGAGTAA